The following are encoded together in the Sphaerodactylus townsendi isolate TG3544 linkage group LG14, MPM_Stown_v2.3, whole genome shotgun sequence genome:
- the URI1 gene encoding LOW QUALITY PROTEIN: unconventional prefoldin RPB5 interactor 1 (The sequence of the model RefSeq protein was modified relative to this genomic sequence to represent the inferred CDS: deleted 2 bases in 2 codons), with the protein MEPAGQAPPLSVTQLGRLREEHGKVVTSCQEKIQHWKKVESDYEALQERLNTLPDKLSYDIMVPFGPLAFMPGGTIRTNEDAVLLEGQHSSQKCSARQASGLVEHRKKHVRKTLDDLQKLMQNFESRVEFTEDLQKMSDAAGDFVDIREVCESNSSETKGKERTAHKPHSKPKTDAFEANLQENGTGEKFSGDLKSDSELWARLDELERQEEICGELYRTSSTVEANREDASSSEEEREEKTTVNVVHGAEEPSAQGNFQKEVTSSELLGLQTNGTSHYHSDDEDEFAIAEDAVPTIYFSHTVEPKRVRINTGKNTTLKFSEKKEEAKRKRKNSNSNGHSTTELPNIKTPADIYRVFVDVVNGEYVPRKSILKSRSRENSVCSDTSESSTVEFDDRRGILRSISYEDAAFSDNGEGILEEEEEGEQEHLPRKTPSAPSEIYEAFSGMVVEKDPLYPVSMPHPVIAHPVLPTIPERKAEEGLSEASEEPTKRVSKFKAARMQQKT; encoded by the exons GTGGTCACTAGCTGCCAAGAAAAAATTCAGCACTG GAAGAAGGTGGAGAGTGACTATGAAGCTCTTCAAGAACGACTGAATACATTGCCAGATAAACTCTCATATGATATCATG GTCCCCTTTGGTCCCCTTGCTTTCATGCCAGGAGGCACGATTCGC ACCAATGAGGATGCTGTTCTTCTTGAGGGACAACACAGTTCGCAAAAATGTTCAGCT CGCCAGGCCAGCGGTCTAGTGGAACACAGGAAAAAAC ATGTCAGGAAAACACTGGATGATTTGCAAAAACTCATGCAGAATTTTGAGTCCAGAGTTGAATTTACCGAAGATTTGCAGAAGATGAGTGAT GCAGCAGGCGATTTTGTTGATATAAGAGAAGTGTGTGAAAGCAACAGCAGCGAAACAAAAG GAAAGGAAAGAACTGCTCACAAACCTCATTCAAAGCCAAAAACAGATGCTTTTGAGGCAAATCTTCAAGAAAATGGAACTGGTGAAAAGTTCAGCGGGGACTTGAAATCTGATTCAGAACTTTGGGCCAGACTCGATGAACTTGAAAGGCAAGAAGAGATCTGTGGTGAACTTTACAG GACCTCCAGCACTGTTGAGGCAAATAGAGAAGACGCTTCCTCCtctgaagaagagagagaagaaaagacaaCTGTGAATGTGGTTCATGGTGCGGAAGAACCCAGTGCTCAGGGCAACTTTCAAAAAGAAGTAACCAGCTCCGAATTGTTAGGCCTTCAGACTAACGGCACAAGTCATTACCACAGTGACGACGAAGATGAATTTGCCATTGCCGAGGATGCCGTACCGACAATATATTTCTCTCACACTGTGGAACCTAAAAGG GTACGAATAAACACAGGGAAAAATACCACCTTGAAATTCAGCGAGAAGAAAGAAGAGGCCAAGCGCAAGCGGAAGAATAGCAATAGCAACGGGCATTCGACTACTGAACTGCCCAACATCAAAACACCAGCGGACATTTATCG agTCTTTGTTGATGTTGTGAATGGGGAATATGTCCCTCGTAAATCAATCTTGAAGTCTCGAAGCCGGGAGAATAGCGTTTGTAGCGACACTAGCGAAAGCAGCACTGTCGAGTTTGATGACAGACGTGGGATTCTGAGGAGCATCAGCTACGAGGACGCCGCCTTCAGCGATAACGGCGAAGGGAtcttggaggaagaggaggaaggggagcaagAACACCTTCCCAGAAAGACACCATCAGCCCCGTCAGAAATTTACGAG GCTTTTTCAGGAATGGTTGTAGAAAAGGATCCTTTGTACCCCGTTTCCATGCCGCACCCAGTGATTGCTCATCCCGTCCTGCCTACCATTCCGGAGCGAAAAGCCGAGGAGGGTCTCTCGGAAGCATCAGAAGAACCTACGAAGAGGGTTTCCAAGTTCAAAGCTGCCAGAATGCAACAGAAAACCTAG